Proteins encoded in a region of the Vicia villosa cultivar HV-30 ecotype Madison, WI linkage group LG5, Vvil1.0, whole genome shotgun sequence genome:
- the LOC131601595 gene encoding organic cation/carnitine transporter 3-like: protein MAAIEELPSSIPQPSSKEKVLPLTDSMMERGLGRFGWLEFVQCILVSFAMFFDAQQSFLAIYTDDYPTWHCTNSTMCNSDSNICDIPKSSWSWDGPSHKTVISHWNLECASSFVTGLPQSSFFIGCLFGSFLLATLADTSLGRKNTLVFSGLSMSIFSILIVFSTNIWIYSAFKFVIGFLRSSIGTCVLVLLTEKVSTEWRFTVGIVEYFCFTLGYMSLPGIAYVNRFNSWRSVYIWTSVPAICYSILAYIFVTESPRWLLMQGRHQEAMAMLTGVSSLENGNDLTVGLIEAPVNKQKASIFQLYSSIAELFGRGWALKRIVAIMVLGIGIGMVYFGMPLAVGNLGFDIYLAVVFSALMEIPSCVATYFLENRRRKPSILVFSVASGVCCIMCVVVGLGIPEIRVGLAMASFFSACTAYNVFLIYIIELFPTSVRNTTTSLVRQAIVFGNIFTPFLISAGRKNDIFSYGVFGVVIILSCVTLLGLPETRGLALCDTMDQQEKKDDMSG, encoded by the exons ATGGCGGCTATAGAAGAGTTACCTTCTTCCATTCCTCAACCTTCTTccaag GAAAAAGTGCTTCCTTTAACTGATAGTATGATGGAAAGGGGTTTAGGGAGATTTGGTTGGTTAGAGTTTGTGCAGTGCATTCTTGTTTCATTTGCAATGTTCTTTGATGCACAGCAATCGTTCTTAGCTATCTACACCGACGATTACCCGACTTGGCATTGCACGAATTCGACCATGTGTAACTCAGATTCTAATATCTGTGATATCCCTAAATCTTCATGGTCATGGGATGGACCGTCGCACAAAACAGTGATATCTCATTGGAATCTTGAATGTGCCAGTAGCTTCGTAACAGGTTTACCGCAATCTTCGTTCTTTATTGGTTGCCTTTTCGGCTCGTTTCTTCTTGCAACTTTAGCGGATACTTCACTTGGAAGAAAGAACACGCTTGTTTTCTCTGGTTTATCGATGTCTATATTTTCAATTCTCATAGTTTTCTCAACCAATATTTGGATTTACTCTGCTTTTAAATTCGTCATTGGCTTTTTGCGTTCATCAATTGGAACTTGTGTTTTAGTTTTGTTGACCGAGAAAGTTAGTACCGAGTGGAGGTTCACCGTTGGTATTGTGGAATATTTCTGCTTTACATTAGGGTATATGTCACTACCTGGTATAGCTTATGTCAACAGATTTAACTCATGGAGATCGGTTTACATCTGGACATCGGTTCCTGCTATTTGTTACTCGATTCTTGCTTATATCTTTGTTACCGAGTCTCCTAGGTGGCTTCTAATGCAAGGAAGACATCAAGAAGCCATGGCAATGCTTACAGGAGTTTCTTCGTTAGAGAATGGTAATGATTTGACAGTAGGTTTAATAGAAGCTCCGGTGAATAAACAAAAGGCTTCAATTTTCCAACTCTACTCATCGATAGCCGAGTTGTTTGGGAGAGGTTGGGCTTTAAAGAGAATTGTGGCGATCATGGTGCTCGGTATTGGAATTGGaatggtgtattttggtatgCCATTAGCAGTTGGGAACTTAGGATTCGACATCTATTTGGCTGTTGTGTTCAGTGCCTTGATGGAAATACCGTCTTGTGTGGCTACCTATTTCTTGGAGAATCGCCGAAGAAAACCTTCAATTCTTGTATTCTCAGTAGCTAGTGGCGTATGCTGtataatgtgtgttgttgttggaTTAGGAATACCTGAAATTAGAGTTGGATTAGCCATGGCATCGTTTTTCAGTGCTTGCACAGCTTATAATGTGTTTCTCATTTACATTATTGAGCTATTTCCAACAAGTGTGAGGAACACTACAACATCATTGGTGAGACAAGCTATTGTTTTTGGCAACATTTTCACTCCCTTCTTGATATCTGCTGGAAGGAAAAACGACATTTTCTCTTACGGTGTATTCGGAGTAGTTATCATATTGTCGTGTGTTACGTTGCTCGGCTTACCAGAGACAAGAGGATTAGCTCTTTGCGATACCATGGATCAACAAGAGAAGAAAGACGATATGTCGGGTTAA